TGCCAATCATAAATTACTGACCTTTGTAAAGCAAGTTGGCTAAAGTAAAACACTTGTGCTGCACTCTTCTGCTTTTCCGTTTGTTTAATCCAGCTTCCCCTAATCTAAAATTCACATAGCATGTTTTTCCTATGGTGTCGATTATtgtcttttcattatttttaagcaCTAAAATTTCTTCATTACTTACATAAGTCATGCCCTCAACACATCGATACATGCAATCTTACATATTATttacgtgtgtgtgtgcgtgcgtgcgtgtgtgcgtgcgtgcatgcgtgcgtgtgtgtgtgtgtgtgtttaataaTCAATCACCATTTCGTTACTTGTCAGTATCTTGAAAAACCTAAACATAACTAGCATTGGTGTTTCTAtatctttatttgaaattgtgttGAATTTGTACGACCTACAACTAGCCTAGCGCTTCTGCCGTAACAGTAATATAGAAGTTAATGTTGGTTTCTTTGTGTGAAAAAAGGAccaaaagttcatgttttgttttgaggaacgatctttttggGGAGTAAAACACTAATTCATGGTGACATGAGttgaacaaattattacaaaataagattttatcagattttgtaTCGAAagaatgtgaatgctttttgatacAAAATCTGTTTTGTATTCACAAATTGCTACTGAGCTTGACCCTGTCTTTTCCATAGTACTATTAACGAAGGAATATATCCCTCTCAGTGTCATTTTTATcacacattattttatataaccTTTAGTACGTTTGGCGCGTTGAAACAAATTCAACTGATGTGGGCAAAATTCACAgaaacaaaaattgttttgacTGAATAGTCTAAATCTGTGTATCGGTcagttttcttttcatttccaCAGCCTGTATCACCAGAAACTCTTTGAAGATCGAATGATTTGGtagaaatgtataaaatgaTGAGATACCACGCTGATGTTATAGATATAGTATTGTTAgtataaaacatcttttttacCGGATAGGTTGTGAGACCTGATGAAGTGGAATGCAGCAGACACCCCGATCTAAATTTGAATATGAAAGAAACGCTAGTAATGAAGCTGTATAATTTGCAATCGCAATGTGATCTGAGAAGTAAAGTGAAACAAAGTTTTAGAATAAGTTTTAACAGCATACAATTGTTCACAACAAGAGGTAATGTGAGTAAAGGCTGAATTTTGGTTAGAGCTGAACATAATGCCTTGTTTGTATACATTGCGTGCATATTCAGCTTAAATATGTAGCGGTGATTGTTTTGCAGTGGTTTTTGCATCACATAGAAACCATGTCACTGTTCTGTGCTTTGAACAATaatcaaatatcaataaaatattgtcaaaatatcGACTGTTGGCCAAATCTGAATGAAGAATTTACAAATTTGGACAACAGTCGATATTTAACTTATGTTGGCTATGAATGTTGAAAACGTGAATGCTGAATAAAAGTAATGGGATATGTTATGGTGTAAGTTGCAGACATTAACTCATTTCTACAAAATATAATAGCAGATATACTaaatgtcaggggcgtagctagccctctatttatgtggattcataattgtggtaggggggttcgggggcatgccTCCCGgatacttttttaaacaatggtgCAATGTGGTGCATTCTTGGCGTTCcatggtgctttatttagtactgaaaaatggacagttttagaaTCATATATCAACAAATCAACCCTATACTCGGCAgatggttgatttttttttggatttgtTTTTTGGTCAGAAtaatgtggattcagccgcgtactcgcatTTAGGCAGCTACGAGCCTGGatgcaatattgattttatcTTCAGCAAAATGATGCATAACTTTTGACGGTCCATCAACTTAAATCAAGATTTAAACTTCCTGATGTTCGACTACTCTTTATATGTCTGGAGTAAATAGCAACCAAACCCAAAGGTCgaactaaaaatatattatttgcgTGCGCTGCATCTGACTTTGCCCGCGAGGAACACATTTGCCATCTAAAGGAATTTTCGGAAAAGTTATCGTTGGCTATTTCACTTACAAGGTACATTTATTACAGATTTGTTATGCATATgcatataatttgtatttagtatATGATACGGAATACAATAATTGTGCATGAACAGACTGTGGCTAAAAAGCAGTCAATTTTAGGTTTTCTatctaaattgaaataaacagtttattatatttaactatCCCTTATATATAACTACTAACATTGGGATTAAACTGGgttgtctaaaaattaaaatggtaTTATAAACCTTTAAAGTGCTTTTTGATTCTGGGGcggtatttataaaacttataaaGTCATCTCTgaacttaagtcaatttaataaattttacatcTTCAAATTACAAGATAAGTATTAGTGTTTTCAACGTGATAGtatgtttctgttgtttttttaattattgaaaattaagtGTTTATGATATAGTTGAGATATTATATTAGTGATTAGTGCGATGCATACGtggagctgcactctcatagattgaacgttttaagttactttttttgtcttgaaaagagataatttttgtgaaaatccattgaaaccagttatataagagtgttgacaaaaaataagatcgcagattttgatatttctgtaaaattgatgttttagcatttttcttaaaccgttagtaacggtaagtaacggttaaagccataaaaaaataattttcgaacggaaatatgaagatctacgatctgatatttacgcaaaaatttgctctctctatgataaaaaatgaaaaagttgtaaaaatggtgtacctgtgagagtgcagctttaagtttggAGAAtactaaatgtgttttatgaacaCTGGCCCCGATTTATAACTACAATTAACGTAGAATGCACTCATGTTtatctttcaaacattttagcaacaataacagaacttatacatttgtaaaattatttttattaagtgtaaagttttttttgtaattcagcAGATTTAATTTCACCTCATTGTAGATAACCATTACACTGATTGCACATTGATTGCATTTCTTTGGTGTCTATTGTATTTACCTGATCTTAAATAGTTCAAATAAGTGATATCATCAAAATGCTTAAGTATCATTATCATTTCTCAGGTATTAAGTATAAACCCTCATTTTCTCCCGTATTAAGCGTAATTGTACGTCAAATCTCATCACTGAATACTTCAACATTTTCTGTACTCGATTGTTATTGCCTGTgaacaaaattgtaaaactgCAAAATCACGCATCTCGCGCAATAGCATTCCAACCTTTTAAACGCTTTCATCTTCATGCTTTTCACAATCCCGCATCGGTTCGTTGCATTTTTAACAGTGGGTTggatattattatcatttaatacCTATCTTTtaagaatacatttaaatttaaggAGCTGTAGCttagatataattttattttagtgcTGCTTATTATCCGTTTCATGGTTTCATCGGAAtctaaaaaatacaatttatacttaaagctgcactcacacataTTGATTGTTAGCCAACttccttttatttttgtcttgataTATGAATTGAGCCAACTTTggtgtaaatgtctggaaaccagtgattgctgacaaaagatcagatcgcagacttTTATCATTACGTTCCATAAATGaggttttatggctaaaagcgtcaCTAACGCTTTGAGAAAAACgaaattgagatctgttctattgtgagtcaTTTTATGTGACTGAATATTAGGCGTCGATTTATTCtgagtaaaaaaatcaaaataatgtgaAAGCTGCTGCCAATccgtaagagtgcatctttaacaccAAATACCGCTTTATTCTTAGGTTTATGTGTTGAAATGACCGGTATTGTGCTGTCATCGTTTCTTTCCTTGACGTTTAGTAATGCACTTAAAGGATTTGCATTCCCTTCATAATACAAATTTTCTTAtcactgttatatatatatatttcgtaCTTTATCTAATAAAAATTGGTGGCAAGTTTACTTAATCTTGCTTTTAGATCTGTTTCATCGGAAATGTTTACTTCACAAAAGTTTTGAAATGCGTCAAAAAAGATACTGTACACTTTTCTACAATAAGGTATTATATTGGATCACTTGAGCATTTaagaaattattgttatttaagtGTACTATTATAAAAGCggatattaaaattgtataaccTTGCAAGATGACtataaagattttaaatttatatacaacACTATTGATCATCGTACCATTCAATATACTCGTACTACAtttatatgatatgtttaagaaatacagTTGCAATAATGTTTTACACTCAAACTTAATGAACTTGTGTAGGCATAATAGCCATTTAGAAAAGATTTTCtagaaatgtatataaaattaaacGTGATTTTGGGGCTAATTTCCATCCACGTTGTCTTACACTTGTCCTGGCATATACCAATAGTTCAAGGTCACAGGTAAAATATAGGTAAAGGTTGTTCATGGCAAATCGTaagataaattatgtatgagtaACGCAAAATCGTTGCAGAAATTGCGGTCGATGGTGGAACATTTGTGGTGCATTAGTCGTCTAGTGTCGTATGTGCCATTACTTTGTGCCTCTAAGCAGGGTTTTTATTACTTGGCttgtttttcattgtattattgaccTTTTTTCCTTCAACAGTCGTGCACGACATATTTAATTACTAAACACTACATTCAAATCCACATCTACCCAAGGTACGTCAGTACACTCTGCCGTTGCCCGGCTAAAAGCGCGACACAAAATTGCCTTTTGTGTATGTGAAAGGGGCTTTACCAAGGCAACCGTCTTTTATACTGTATAATAAAGGAataaatacacacacaaaaagcgtacatgtttacaacaatatcaaaatatgctGGGGTTAgcgcaaaaaaaaataatcaataaactAAGACATGTCTTTTGCCATATTTCACGATAAGGCATGCTACATTTCCAAGCCGTTGAACAACACAGATGGCTACATTTGGCCTCAGCAATGACTTGTTTCATAACTTATATATAACGCACATGCTTGCAGGCTATTCCGGTGAACAACAAAGATGACTACCGTAGTGGTTACAGAGCAACCAGGGGCCAGACAGATGTTGATCGGGTCCGTCCAAGGCCACAGGGACTGGGATAGCGGGCTCTTTTCCTGCTTCTCCGACTGCAAATCATGTGGGTAACAGTACAAAACTCTCATGTAACAACTGGTCATGCTGTACTCAGCTGTAACAGTTGAATAAATCTAGTAACCTATACAGTACGATGTTAATCATTTCAATTTTCGTTCTCAATGGTACCACTTTAAACCTGAGGAGTGGCTAACCAAATGGATTTGGTCTATATCACACTCGAGCTTTACCTTTATTACATTGCACATCACAAGACTGTTCAGAAACCATATGGTTACCGTGTTACTGTGCAGATGCCATATGGTACCCATGTTATAGTGTATGTGACATCACTGTGCAGATACAGTATGTTACATGACTGTGCAAATACAATATGGTACCCATGGTATAGTGCATGTTACATGACTGTGCAGATGTCATACGGTACCCAtggtatagtgtatgttacATGACTGTGCAGATGTCATACGGTACCCATGGTATAGTGCATGTTACATGACTGAGCAGATGCCATACGGTACCCATGGTATAGTGCATGTTTCATGACTGTACAGATGTCATATGGTACCAATGGTATAGTGCATGTTACATGACTGTGCAGATGCCATATGGTACCCATGGTATAGTGCATGTTACATGACTGTGCAGATGTCATATGGTACCCATGGTATAATGCATGTTTCATGATTGTGCAGATGTCATACGTTACCCATGGTATAGTGCATGTTACATGACTGTGCAGATGTCATATGGTACCCATGGTATAGTGCATGTTACATGACTGTGCAGATGTCATATGGTACCCATGGTATAGTGCATGTTACATGACTGTGCAGATGTCATATGGTACCCATGGTATAGTGCATGTTACATGACTGTGCAGATGTCATACGGTACCCATGGTATAGTGCATGTTTCATGACTGTGCAGATGTCATATGGTACCCATGGTATAGTGCATGTTTCATGACTGAGCAGATGTCATATGGTACCCATGGCATAGTGCATATTCCATGACTTAGCAGATGTCATATGGTACCCATGGTATAGTGCATGTTTCATGACTTAGCAGATGTCATATGGTACCCATGGTATAGTGCATGTTACATGATTGTGCAGATGCCATACGGTACCCATGGTATAGTGCATGTTACATGACTGTGCAGATGTCATATGGTACCCATGGTATAGTGCATGTTACATGACTGTGCAGATGCCATACGGTACCCATGGTATAGTGCATGTTACATGACTGTGCAGATGTCATATGTTACCCATGGTATAGTGCATGTTACATGACTGTGCAGATGTCAGACGGTACCCATGGTATAGTGCATGTTACATGACTGTGCAGATGTCATATGGTACCCATGGTATAGTGCATGTTACATGACTGTGCCGATGTCATATGGTACCCATGGTATAGTGCATGTTTCATGACTGTGCAGATGTCATACGGTACCCATGGTATAGTGCATGTTTCATGACTGTGCAGATGTCATATGGTACCCATGGTATAGTGCATGTTACATGACTGTGCAGATGCCATACGGTACCCATGGTATAATGCATGTTACATGACTGTGCAGATGCCATATGGTACCCATGGTATAGTGCATGTTATATGACTGAGCAGATGCCATACGGTACCCATGGTATAATGCATATTTCATGACTGTACAGATGTCATATGGTACCAATGGTATAGTGCATGTTTCATGACTGTGCAGATGTCATATGGTACCCATGGTATAGTGCATGTTTCATGACTGTGCAAATGTCATATGGTACCCATGGTATAGTGCATGTTTCATGACTGTGCAGATGCCATACGGTACCCATGGTATAGTGCATGTTACATGACTGTGCAGATGTCATATGGTACCCATGGTATAGTGCATGTTTCATGACTGTGCAGATGCCATATGGTACCCATGGTATAGTGCATGTTACATGACTGTGCAGATGTCATATGTTACCCATGGTATAGTGCATGTTACATGACTGTGCAGATGTCAGACGGTACCCATGGTATAGTGCATGTTACATGACTGTGCAGATGTCATACGGTACCCATGGTATAGTGCATGTTACATGACTGTGCAGATGCCATATGGTACCCATGGTATAGTACATGTTACATGATGTGCAGATGTCATATGGTACCCATGGTATAGTGCATGTTACATGACTGAGCAGATGCCATACGGTACCCATGGTATAGTGCATGTTATATGACTGTGCAGATGTCATATGGTACCCATGGTATAGTCATGTTACATGACTGAGCAGATGCCATACGGTACCAATGGTATAGTGCATGTTTCATGACTGTGCAGATGTCATATGGTACCCATGGTATAGTGCATGTTACATGACTGTGCAGATGTCATACGGTACCCATGGTATAGTGCATGTTACATGACTGTGCAGATGTCATATGGTACCCAAGCTATAGTGCATGTTAGATGACGTATCATGCAGTAtaaaaaagatacatatatcaaacactatGAATGTGATTGTCCTAGTTTGGATTtcgttattatttttattcgtGCTTTAGTCctatatttgaaatgtaaacatttattcagcCCTTCTTTTAATATCAGTATTGATGACGTATTTCTGCCTGCCGTGCGCAATCTGTAACATCTCGACACGGGCGGGAGAGTGTATGTGCATGGCCTGGTGTGTCACCGGGGGTTTAATTGCTCTCAGGGCCCGAATCAGGACGCTTGGAGGAATCCAGGTACGTTGAATGTGACAAGAAAGTCTTATAACTTCATACGGACGGATGAGTGTATGCGTATGTCCTTGTTTGAACCCGATGTTCTCATGGCCCCTTTAACCCACAAAGGGACGCTTGAAGGTGTTCAGGTACGCTAAATTTGATAATAAGCTGTTATATATCCGTACATACGGGAGTGTATATGCGCTTGCCCTGGTTTGTCACCAATGGTCTCATGGCCCCTTTACCCGAGGAAGGACAATCTGATCCCTACAGGTAAATACTTGTTTAGGACGAAGGGTGttcttaaattttaatatgTGGGTacacataaatcattaaaatgcaaatatatgtCAGAAGAATAAAGCGAATCATACCAAAACTCCAAGACCCTTGTTCTCCTGCTAAGATTTAGGTGTGcgattttatcaaacaaaagtcATGCGTATCGGAACGTAGTAGCAACTCATATCGATATTTTCTTTTGCTATATCTCATTTGGTGAGcatgttttgaatgaaatttaacagttcctttcatgttttaagtatttattataatgaacgAAATTATCTTCCGTCACTGATGACAGGGAAACCTTTCATTAGGCCAACAAGGACGAAAACGTACAAAAGCAAAATGTCATATCTTAACATAAAGTGAAATATGTATGGTATAAACGCAATGACTACATCAATTGTCAgacattgttttgcaaatgataCATACGCTGAGACACTGATCAAATAAGGTAAGGTTTCGCATTGCGCTTAATACCATCCCTAGCACAAAGACGAAGAATAATGACGAGAGTCGGGTTAAATTTATCACAAGTTGTTCCTTGTAAATATTAAGTAATATGAACCTTACCAACAataaacaattgcaaaaatGATGGCAAATATCCAGGAAGAAACAATATGCTTTTttataagtttgtttaaaagctctctcacagattggacgttttgaccactttttatatttttttgtcttggaacgagcaaatttttgcgaaaatacacGTAAACTAATTATATAAGAATACTGgcaaaatagatcgcagatttttatatttaagtttaaaaatttataatttatgcatttttcttaaaccgttagtaaatcataaaacattaattttcgaacgcaaatatgaaaagctacgatctgattttagtcagcaatcctatatcattggtttgcagatattaaagcaaatattttctcttccacgacaaaaaaaaagttgagagattgcagctttaaaatttattaagaaatacGAAATAACCTTCTATACACAAAAATCAGTCATATATTTTACActgtaaaaaatcaaatgatatctGAATTACATTCAATGGTTATAAAATGCCTAAACAAAATTGAGCAGACGTCATAAAAGCTAGTCGGtgcaaacataaacaaatactaCACTCCAGTGTTTAAAACTTTACCGATAAATACTCATTTTTAAATTCAGGTCTTATCTTGCAAAACTCTATGCCACTCAAATATTGCATGCCACTATTAAAACGGTTCTAATTTTGAATTTATCATCCAAAGGtagttttcaaatacattgaGTAGTGTTTGACATTTAGAAAACTATTCACAAAGCAAATGATAACCTTTGAATTAGCATACATTTTACCTAAAAACTATGTATGACCGTCTGTTTGGGGTTTTTATCTGCTTTGACTGCATGGCAATACATGTTTTGACCGTCTGTTTCAGGGTTCCATCTGTGGCGACTGCATGGCAATACATGTTTTGACCGTCTGTTTCAGGGTTCCATCTGCGGCGACTGCATGGCAATACGTGTTATGCCCGTCTGTTTCAGGGTTCCATCTGCGGCGACTGCATGGCAATAAGTGTTATGCCCGTCTGTTTCAGGGTTCGATCTGTGGTGACTGCATGGCAATAAACGTCTGTTACAGGTTTATATCACCTTTGACTGCATGGCATAAAATGTTATGCCCGTCTGTTTCGGGGTTCCAACTGCGGTGACTGCATGGCAATAAATGGTATGCCGGTCTGTTTCGGGGTTCCATCTGTGGTGACTGCATCGCAATGCATGTCATGACCGTCTGTTTCAAGGTTCCTACTGTGGTGACTGTATTGCAATACATGTTATGCCCGTCTGTTTCGGGGTTTCATATGCGGTGACTGCATAGCAATAAATGGTATGCCCGTCTGTTTGAGGGTTCCATCTGCGGCGACTGCATGGAAATTAATGTAATGCACTTCTGTTTTAGGGTTCCATCTGCAACGACTGCATGGCGATGTCGTTTTGCGGCATGTGCGGCATTTGCCAAATGCAGAGAGAACTGGAAGCCATGGGCCTCTAAATTAACCAGCAGTCCGGGCCATTTATGTTAGTGAGATGATTTCGAAGAGATATCGTGCACCTTTATTAACCTTGCatttaaatcaagaaaatacatgttgttttgtCAACAGAGTAACTTTATGACTGTTTATTCTGTATATGTAAgcaaaaattgtttattaattcGTGCGATATTAAAGCATGAGAACTAggttgtttgtattattttggtgGCAATAAATTATCACTGTTTACTAATCGATACCAATCTGTGGATTCTCATATGGGCTTAATTCTACTTCAACATTGACCTGTTTTTGTGTAtactattttaaaagtaaagataGAAGAATTAACACAGATGAGTTTAAAATACGTTTGCAAACCATATTTAAAAAGTAGTTATCCAAAACGTCAAGTGATCGTATAACCTGGTTGTATTTGAGTTGTGAAAACTATGcacagattataagtatcttccatgaccgagagtgttcattccgacccgagcgtagggtgttttgcggaaacgaggtttaccgagtttccgcaaaacaccctgcgcgtaggtcgggatgaacctatcttatacgagcggctatggtagatgctttttctcccacctcagttaaacaaaattaagtaataatgtattttttgctggaactcttttgtgcttagtgaaaataattgcgtatggatatgcgatagaacgtggttgtcatggatatacgcgcagtgatccagttaatgttaatagtcaaatcggtcattttaaatagttctaaggagaatgaagcattatttcttgagtggtgcatgaaaactgttttatggtgacaattgaagcgagaaataattaattagcgttctaaatattaccataagacaagatttccttgatgctactgacaacagtcttcaacaagggaggtaattataatgtggtaaaggagttccatacgggcattttatcttcgcccgtgggcaagataagaatatctagcatggttaaattattggatctacttatctgaggtgggagaatataagtatcttccatggtcgagagtgtaagataggttcattccgacccgagcgtagggtgttttgcggaaacgatgTTTAccgtgtttccgcaaaacaccctgcgcgagggtcgggataaacctatcttacacgagcggctatggtagatgcgttttctcccacctcagataaacaaaatttggttaaaatgtattgcgtacggatatgcgataattcgtggttgtcatggatattcgcgcagtgattcagagtgtgttaatggtctgatcggtctttaaatagttctaagaagagtgaagcattatttcttcaaatatgcgtgaaaactgttttctggtgacatttgaagcgagaaataataaactagcgttctaaatattgccacaaggcaaggtttccatgatgcgctacagacgacagtcttaacaagggaggtaattacaatgtggtgaccactaaaagaagttccatacgggcattttatcttcgcccatgggcaagataagaatttctagcatggttaaattaatggatctacttatctgaggtgggagaaagtgTTATCTTAATT
The DNA window shown above is from Mya arenaria isolate MELC-2E11 chromosome 6, ASM2691426v1 and carries:
- the LOC128239253 gene encoding placenta-specific gene 8 protein-like isoform X1; the encoded protein is MTTVVVTEQPGARQMLIGSVQGHRDWDSGLFSCFSDCKSLLMTYFCLPCAICNISTRAGECMCMAWCVTGGLIALRARIRTLGGIQGSICNDCMAMSFCGMCGICQMQRELEAMGL
- the LOC128239253 gene encoding placenta-specific gene 8 protein-like isoform X2, encoding MTTVVVTEQPGARQMLIGSVQGHRDWDSGLFSCFSDCKSLLMTYFCLPCAICNISTRAGECMCMAWCVTGGLIALRARIRTLGGIQGSICGDCMAIRVMPVCFRVPSAATAWQ